Proteins from a genomic interval of Methanofollis formosanus:
- a CDS encoding CxxC-x17-CxxC domain-containing protein: MERRGNFGGRRDFGPREMHKTVCSDCGKECEVPFKPTEGRPVYCNDCFPKHRKPRY, translated from the coding sequence ATGGAGAGAAGAGGCAATTTTGGTGGGCGGAGAGACTTCGGCCCCCGTGAGATGCACAAGACAGTTTGCTCTGACTGCGGCAAAGAGTGCGAAGTTCCGTTCAAGCCCACCGAGGGGAGACCGGTCTACTGCAACGACTGCTTCCCCAAGCACAGAAAGCCCAGGTACTGA
- the dps gene encoding DNA protection during starvation protein, translating into MAKVAREMVEKAGIDVDKLLEMLVKNAAAELTTFYYYTILRANLIGLEGETIKEIAETARIEDRNHFEALVPRIYELGGKLPDDMVEFHNISACRPARLPPDPSDITAMLTVLVEAERCAVHGYTEICNYTAGKDHRTYDLALAILNEEVEHESWFSEFLGEGPSGHFLRRGETSPFVSKFMR; encoded by the coding sequence GTGGCAAAAGTTGCACGGGAAATGGTGGAGAAGGCCGGCATCGACGTCGACAAACTGCTGGAGATGCTGGTCAAGAACGCCGCGGCCGAGTTGACCACCTTTTATTATTACACCATCCTGCGGGCCAACCTCATCGGCCTGGAGGGGGAGACGATCAAGGAGATCGCGGAGACCGCACGGATCGAGGACAGGAATCACTTCGAGGCGCTGGTCCCGCGGATCTACGAACTCGGGGGGAAGCTTCCCGACGACATGGTGGAGTTCCACAACATCTCGGCCTGCCGGCCGGCGAGGTTGCCCCCTGACCCATCGGACATCACGGCGATGCTCACCGTGCTCGTCGAGGCCGAGCGGTGTGCGGTCCATGGGTATACCGAGATCTGCAACTACACCGCGGGCAAGGACCACCGCACCTATGACCTGGCGCTGGCGATCCTCAACGAGGAGGTGGAGCACGAGTCCTGGTTCTCTGAGTTCCTGGGCGAGGGACCGTCGGGTCATTTTCTCAGGAGAGGGGAGACGTCGCCTTTCGTCTCGAAGTTCATGCGCTGA
- a CDS encoding TolB family protein, translating into MGMKIILIWTAFILLAGLVGTVAAGDLPQAPGTLVALTDGDDLVGRHWPAIDGDHVVWTWYDREDRTGIALRTLSTGEEVNFSRRFRANNNPRVSGDFLVRIDDSERERDPPGRREDVYLYNISSGETTCISSETAGPRSLAISGDYVVWEDLRDRQGDIYLYQISTGEERAVCTDWASQSGPDVSGDRIVWTDRRCENDDVYLYTITTGEERALTSAPTDESGPSISGDRVVWVSSSGEVRFHNLTTGGTCVLANSSATKSGPSISGDLVVWTEYVFRESDVPDADTHLFDLATGEEMIVHPFGSHSMSDDPISGNRIVWEEGNSVMLFTYERDGTPPPAPTTESPASLAALMAALALVFAARRQG; encoded by the coding sequence ATGGGTATGAAGATCATTCTCATCTGGACCGCCTTCATCCTGCTGGCTGGTCTGGTCGGCACTGTTGCCGCCGGCGACCTGCCTCAGGCGCCGGGCACCCTCGTCGCCCTCACCGACGGCGACGACCTCGTCGGCAGGCACTGGCCGGCGATCGACGGCGACCATGTGGTCTGGACATGGTACGACAGAGAGGACCGGACCGGCATCGCCCTCCGGACCCTCTCGACCGGCGAGGAGGTGAACTTCTCCCGGCGGTTCCGTGCGAACAACAATCCCCGCGTCTCGGGAGATTTTCTCGTCCGGATCGACGACAGCGAGCGCGAGCGCGACCCGCCGGGGCGCAGAGAGGACGTCTATCTCTATAATATCTCGTCCGGGGAGACGACCTGCATCAGTTCCGAGACCGCCGGGCCGCGGAGTCTTGCCATCTCCGGGGATTATGTTGTCTGGGAAGACCTGCGAGACCGGCAGGGGGATATCTATCTCTACCAGATCAGCACCGGGGAGGAGCGGGCGGTCTGCACGGACTGGGCCTCGCAGAGCGGTCCCGATGTCTCAGGCGATCGGATCGTCTGGACCGACCGGCGCTGTGAGAATGACGACGTCTATCTCTATACCATCACGACCGGCGAGGAGCGGGCGCTCACCTCTGCGCCCACCGACGAGAGCGGACCCTCCATCTCAGGCGACCGGGTTGTCTGGGTATCATCGTCAGGTGAAGTGCGCTTCCACAATCTCACCACCGGCGGGACGTGCGTGCTCGCGAATTCGTCGGCCACGAAGAGCGGCCCCTCCATCTCGGGCGACCTGGTTGTCTGGACCGAGTATGTCTTCAGGGAGAGCGACGTCCCCGACGCCGACACCCATCTCTTCGACCTCGCGACCGGCGAGGAGATGATCGTCCATCCCTTTGGTTCTCATTCCATGAGCGACGACCCCATCTCGGGCAACCGCATCGTCTGGGAAGAAGGAAATTCTGTCATGCTCTTCACCTATGAGCGCGACGGGACGCCGCCGCCGGCGCCGACGACGGAGTCCCCGGCCTCGCTCGCCGCCCTCATGGCCGCGCTGGCCCTCGTCTTCGCGGCCCGGCGGCAGGGCTAA
- the upp gene encoding uracil phosphoribosyltransferase yields MTVRPVSHPVITHKINMLRDAGTRPKDFRQIVTEVTSLLTYEATRDLELETTTIDGWQGRKMEVEMFLEEDPSIVPVFRAGIGMQEGFLSIIPSAKISYIGYYRDEDTLEPQLYYAKLAENVHLRRNYVLDPMLATGGTTSAVCSMLKKAGVKSIKVLCILAAPEGLARMKADHPDVEIIPAVVDDHLNEKGYIMPGLGDAGDRLFGTK; encoded by the coding sequence ATGACCGTCAGGCCAGTCTCCCACCCGGTCATCACACACAAGATCAATATGCTCCGTGACGCCGGGACAAGGCCCAAGGACTTCAGGCAGATCGTGACCGAGGTCACCTCCCTGCTGACCTACGAGGCGACCCGCGACCTCGAACTCGAGACGACCACCATCGACGGGTGGCAGGGCCGGAAGATGGAGGTCGAGATGTTCCTGGAAGAGGATCCTTCCATCGTCCCGGTCTTCCGTGCCGGTATCGGGATGCAGGAGGGGTTCCTGAGCATCATCCCGAGTGCCAAGATCAGCTACATCGGCTATTACCGCGACGAGGACACGCTCGAACCGCAGCTCTACTATGCGAAACTGGCCGAGAACGTGCATCTCAGGAGGAACTATGTCCTCGACCCGATGCTCGCCACCGGCGGGACCACCTCCGCGGTCTGTTCGATGCTGAAGAAGGCGGGCGTGAAGAGCATCAAGGTCCTCTGCATCCTGGCGGCGCCCGAGGGGCTTGCCCGGATGAAGGCCGACCATCCCGACGTCGAGATCATCCCGGCGGTGGTCGACGACCACCTCAACGAGAAGGGCTACATCATGCCCGGTCTCGGCGATGCCGGGGACCGTCTCTTCGGGACAAAATAA
- a CDS encoding epoxyqueuosine reductase, translating into MSSDLKTALLRRCRAMEIPLVGVADVERWEEPPFQPWMPEDFYPQRIFPEARSVVVIGIPVHLPALESAPSIWYRETYLTVNALLDQYTYRLAQYLNEEGYPSVFVPRDGYGGIGALLKNPVAFFSHRHAAYFAGLGTFGVNNMLLTPEYGPRVRFGSVLTAAPLPADPVMTEAVCNRCMRCVEMCPADALGREDYPASLTDKQACARNSAELEKRRLAPCGICIKVCPIGKDRAFYDREDASVYAKGERRPDLHRAWEHVRSYGGK; encoded by the coding sequence ATGAGCAGCGACCTCAAGACCGCCCTCCTCCGGCGGTGCCGGGCGATGGAGATACCCCTTGTCGGGGTGGCGGATGTCGAACGGTGGGAAGAACCGCCTTTCCAGCCCTGGATGCCGGAAGATTTCTACCCGCAGCGTATCTTCCCGGAAGCGCGGTCGGTGGTCGTGATCGGCATCCCGGTCCACCTCCCGGCCCTGGAGAGCGCTCCCTCCATCTGGTACCGCGAGACCTACCTGACAGTGAACGCCCTCCTGGACCAGTACACCTACCGGCTGGCCCAATATCTCAACGAAGAGGGGTATCCTTCGGTCTTCGTGCCGCGGGACGGGTACGGGGGTATCGGAGCGCTCCTGAAAAATCCGGTCGCGTTCTTCTCACACCGCCACGCCGCATACTTCGCGGGGCTCGGGACCTTCGGCGTGAACAACATGCTCCTCACCCCAGAGTATGGTCCGCGGGTCCGCTTCGGCTCGGTGCTCACCGCCGCACCTCTTCCCGCCGATCCCGTGATGACCGAAGCGGTCTGCAACCGCTGCATGCGGTGCGTGGAGATGTGCCCGGCCGATGCTCTCGGCCGCGAGGACTATCCCGCGAGCCTGACCGACAAACAGGCCTGCGCGAGAAACAGTGCCGAACTGGAGAAGCGGCGCCTCGCCCCCTGCGGGATCTGCATCAAGGTCTGCCCGATCGGGAAGGACCGGGCATTTTACGATCGGGAGGACGCCTCGGTCTATGCAAAAGGTGAGCGCCGGCCCGACCTGCACCGCGCCTGGGAGCATGTGCGCTCTTATGGCGGGAAGTGA
- a CDS encoding uracil-xanthine permease family protein, producing MCLGVQILFVAFGALVIVPLLTGLDPNVALFTAGIGTLIFQLITRMKVPIFLASSFAFIPAISYGVAAWGIPSTLCGLAAAGLFYVVLSFVIRFSGVGLINRLFPPVVVGPVICAIGLSLAPAAVNMALGIAGGVQIVPVETALLISGFSLLTTLVVFTFTKGWLRLIPILCGIAAGYALSAALGIVNYSGIVKAAWFAVPAFTLPEWNLEAILFIVPVAIAPAIEHFGDILAIGSVTGKNYLEDPGVHRTMLGDGIATFVASFIGGPPNTTYSEVTGAVALTKQFNPLIMTAAAVFAICFAFVGKIGAALHSIPIPVMGGVMILLFGLIASLGINQLVRNHVDLTTQKNAVIASIVLITAIGGLFIPFGEFKLAGIGLAAIIGVVLNLVIPEPQGVAAE from the coding sequence ATGTGTCTGGGGGTTCAGATCCTTTTCGTCGCCTTCGGTGCGCTTGTCATCGTCCCGCTCCTCACCGGGCTGGATCCGAATGTCGCGCTCTTCACGGCGGGTATTGGAACCCTGATCTTCCAGTTGATTACACGAATGAAAGTACCGATCTTTCTTGCCTCCTCTTTTGCGTTCATTCCGGCGATCTCCTATGGTGTCGCGGCATGGGGCATACCCAGCACCCTCTGCGGCCTTGCCGCGGCCGGTCTGTTCTATGTGGTGCTGAGTTTTGTCATCAGGTTCTCCGGCGTGGGCCTCATCAACAGGCTCTTCCCGCCGGTGGTGGTCGGTCCGGTCATCTGCGCGATCGGTCTTTCCCTCGCTCCGGCCGCCGTGAACATGGCACTCGGGATCGCCGGCGGCGTCCAGATCGTGCCGGTCGAGACGGCGCTGCTCATCTCAGGGTTCTCGCTCCTGACGACGCTGGTGGTCTTCACCTTCACGAAGGGATGGCTCAGACTGATCCCGATCCTCTGCGGGATTGCAGCGGGGTACGCCCTCTCGGCCGCGCTCGGGATCGTCAACTATTCGGGGATCGTCAAGGCGGCCTGGTTTGCCGTCCCAGCCTTCACCCTGCCTGAGTGGAATCTTGAGGCCATCCTCTTCATCGTCCCGGTCGCGATCGCCCCGGCCATCGAGCACTTCGGGGACATCCTGGCCATCGGGTCAGTCACCGGCAAGAACTACCTGGAGGATCCCGGTGTCCACCGTACCATGCTGGGCGACGGGATCGCTACCTTCGTCGCCTCGTTCATCGGCGGACCGCCGAACACCACCTACTCCGAGGTAACCGGTGCGGTGGCGCTGACCAAGCAGTTCAACCCGCTTATCATGACCGCCGCAGCCGTCTTTGCGATCTGCTTTGCGTTCGTCGGCAAGATCGGCGCCGCCCTGCACAGCATCCCCATCCCGGTGATGGGCGGCGTGATGATCCTCCTCTTCGGGCTCATCGCAAGTCTTGGTATCAACCAGCTGGTCAGGAACCATGTCGACCTGACGACCCAGAAGAACGCGGTCATCGCCTCCATCGTGCTGATCACCGCAATCGGCGGGCTGTTCATCCCGTTCGGCGAATTCAAACTGGCCGGGATCGGGCTCGCGGCGATCATCGGCGTCGTCCTCAACCTGGTGATCCCTGAACCCCAGGGGGTGGCGGCAGAATGA
- a CDS encoding DUF5518 domain-containing protein, with protein sequence MAANEGNFWWGVVVGWVLMMIINIFIPVIGPLIGGFAAGYIAKGGLWNGGKAGLVAGIIGAVIIAILILVGATAFLGGIGLLSGFAVGTLLVISVFIVNGILAFIGGAIGGAVAG encoded by the coding sequence ATGGCAGCAAATGAGGGCAACTTCTGGTGGGGTGTCGTCGTCGGATGGGTGCTGATGATGATCATCAATATCTTCATCCCGGTCATCGGGCCCCTGATCGGCGGGTTTGCGGCGGGCTACATCGCGAAGGGCGGGTTATGGAACGGGGGCAAGGCCGGACTGGTCGCCGGGATCATCGGGGCGGTGATCATCGCGATCCTCATCCTCGTCGGGGCGACCGCCTTCCTGGGCGGGATCGGCCTCCTCTCCGGGTTCGCCGTCGGGACGCTCCTGGTCATCAGCGTCTTCATCGTCAACGGGATCCTCGCCTTTATTGGGGGGGCGATCGGGGGAGCGGTTGCGGGGTGA
- a CDS encoding ZIP family metal transporter, which produces MQMMPLLEGLGPLWQALLAGCFTWGLTALGAGTVFLTRGVDRRALDLMLGFAAGVMIAASYWSLLAPAIELSAGLGVPVWLPPAAGFLAGGLVMWGIEALLPYLHLDAVDGAPGAGNPGLRRGSLMLILAVTIHNIPEGLAVGVGFGALAAAHPSATLAGAVGLAVGIGLQNFPEGMAVSMPLRREGVSRLRSFWYGQLSGVVEPVAAVVGAAAVIVAAPVLPYALAFAAGAMIFVVAEEVIPEAQGSPRLATLGVLAGFAVMMVLDVALG; this is translated from the coding sequence ATGCAGATGATGCCCCTGCTGGAGGGCCTCGGCCCTCTCTGGCAGGCCTTGCTTGCCGGGTGCTTCACCTGGGGGCTCACCGCTCTCGGGGCCGGGACGGTCTTCCTGACGCGCGGGGTGGACCGGCGGGCGCTCGATCTCATGCTCGGGTTTGCCGCTGGCGTGATGATCGCCGCGAGTTACTGGTCGCTCCTGGCCCCGGCAATCGAACTCTCGGCAGGACTCGGGGTGCCGGTCTGGCTCCCGCCGGCCGCGGGGTTCCTCGCCGGGGGCCTGGTGATGTGGGGAATCGAGGCGCTCCTCCCCTATCTGCACCTCGACGCCGTCGACGGTGCCCCCGGCGCCGGGAACCCGGGACTGCGGCGGGGCAGTCTCATGCTCATCCTTGCGGTGACCATCCACAACATCCCGGAGGGCCTGGCGGTCGGGGTGGGCTTCGGCGCCCTGGCCGCCGCCCACCCGTCGGCGACTCTTGCCGGGGCGGTCGGGCTTGCCGTCGGGATCGGGCTCCAGAACTTTCCCGAGGGGATGGCCGTCTCGATGCCCCTGCGGCGCGAGGGCGTCTCGCGTCTGCGGAGTTTCTGGTACGGCCAGCTCTCCGGCGTCGTTGAGCCGGTGGCCGCGGTCGTCGGAGCGGCGGCGGTCATCGTCGCCGCACCGGTCCTCCCGTACGCCCTCGCCTTCGCGGCCGGGGCGATGATCTTCGTCGTGGCAGAGGAGGTGATCCCTGAGGCGCAGGGGAGTCCGCGGCTTGCGACGCTCGGGGTGCTTGCCGGGTTTGCGGTGATGATGGTGCTGGACGTGGCGCTTGGGTAG
- a CDS encoding winged helix-turn-helix transcriptional regulator encodes MHHRSTAAVFALLLTLVFVWSPAAAKIVVEPGPSEIPTDGINIDDEEFVPLWQVSPMRLLTYYTLIYCPALAVPVCLLYSSGILAFLGYRRASRQRPSESSTRQQIFACIRENPGITVPGIAGATAFSRGTVNYHLFRLQRRGLVHRKGQGNTFGYFAYTDDLDATEEHLLMHLKNRTKKNLLALLLEAPGISQSEAAEAIEVSRPTVAWHMERLIRDGLVEARREGRMLHYRLAPDAGEMIKREMRGGTDEEMDDAGTAAA; translated from the coding sequence ATGCATCATAGAAGTACCGCCGCCGTTTTTGCCCTCCTCCTGACACTCGTCTTCGTCTGGAGCCCGGCGGCGGCGAAGATCGTCGTCGAACCCGGACCCTCGGAGATCCCTACCGACGGGATCAACATCGACGACGAGGAGTTCGTACCGCTCTGGCAGGTCTCGCCGATGCGGTTGCTCACGTACTACACGCTCATCTACTGCCCCGCCCTCGCCGTGCCGGTCTGCCTCCTCTATTCATCCGGCATCCTGGCATTCCTCGGCTACCGTCGCGCCTCGCGTCAACGCCCCTCCGAAAGCTCCACCCGCCAGCAGATCTTTGCCTGCATCAGGGAGAACCCGGGCATCACGGTGCCGGGGATCGCCGGTGCAACCGCGTTCAGTCGCGGCACGGTGAACTACCATCTCTTCCGTCTGCAAAGGAGGGGCCTTGTCCACCGGAAGGGGCAGGGGAACACCTTCGGCTACTTTGCATACACCGACGACCTCGACGCAACAGAGGAGCACCTTCTCATGCACCTCAAGAACCGGACCAAAAAGAACCTTCTCGCTCTCCTGCTGGAGGCACCGGGGATTTCCCAGTCTGAGGCCGCAGAGGCGATCGAGGTCTCGAGGCCGACGGTCGCCTGGCACATGGAGCGGCTCATCAGAGACGGGCTCGTCGAGGCCAGGAGAGAAGGACGGATGCTGCACTACCGGCTTGCGCCCGACGCCGGGGAGATGATTAAGAGAGAGATGAGAGGAGGCACAGACGAAGAGATGGACGATGCAGGGACTGCGGCGGCCTGA